A single genomic interval of Rhodopseudomonas palustris harbors:
- the murI gene encoding glutamate racemase produces the protein MTSLPTILVFDSGLGGLTVLREVVRARPDAHYVYVGDDAFFPYGQRSEEAVIGRVVPLMGELIAAHAPDLVVIACNTASTMTLAPLRARYRVPFVGTVPAIKPACAGSRTKRVSVLGTSATVRLEYTRALIRDFAQGCEVSLVGSIRLATLAETALGGGEVTDAAIRAEIAPCFVEADAKRGRTDAVVLACTHYPLLLDRLIRLAPWPVDWIDPAPAIARRVVTLLGPATGHAPTPGAEMIFTSGRHPRASAALAPYFGGRIPA, from the coding sequence GTGACCTCGCTCCCCACAATCCTGGTGTTCGATTCGGGCCTCGGCGGCCTGACGGTGCTGCGTGAAGTGGTCCGGGCCCGCCCCGACGCGCACTATGTCTATGTCGGCGACGACGCATTCTTCCCCTATGGGCAGCGCAGCGAAGAGGCGGTGATCGGCCGTGTCGTGCCGCTGATGGGCGAACTGATCGCGGCGCACGCGCCGGACCTCGTCGTGATCGCTTGCAACACCGCCTCGACCATGACGCTGGCGCCGCTGCGGGCCCGCTACCGGGTGCCGTTCGTCGGCACAGTGCCGGCGATCAAGCCGGCCTGCGCGGGCTCCCGCACCAAGCGTGTCTCGGTGCTCGGCACCTCAGCGACGGTGCGGCTCGAATACACCCGCGCGCTGATCCGCGACTTCGCCCAAGGCTGCGAGGTGTCGCTGGTCGGATCGATCCGGCTCGCTACGCTGGCCGAAACCGCGCTCGGCGGCGGCGAAGTGACCGACGCCGCGATCCGCGCCGAGATCGCGCCGTGTTTCGTCGAAGCCGACGCCAAACGCGGCCGCACCGATGCGGTGGTGCTGGCCTGCACACATTATCCCTTGCTGCTCGACAGGCTGATCCGGCTGGCGCCGTGGCCGGTCGACTGGATCGATCCGGCCCCCGCGATCGCCCGCCGCGTCGTCACCCTGCTCGGCCCGGCCACCGGCCACGCCCCCACGCCCGGCGCCGAAATGATCTTCACCTCCGGCCGGCATCCCCGGGCGAGCGCGGCGCTGGCGCCTTATTTCGGCGGCCGGATTCCGGCCTGA
- the rpsD gene encoding 30S ribosomal protein S4: MTKRAEAKYKIDRRMGQNIWGRPKSPVNRREYGPGQHGQRRKGKLSDFGVQLRAKQKLKGYYANISERQFHAIYVEATRLKGDSGENLIGLLERRLDAVVYRAKFVSTMFAARQFINHGHIKVNGKRVNIPSYKVRVGDVIEVKEASKQLAFVLEASQLAERDVPDYIEVDHNKMIAKFARIPALSDVPFAVQMEPHLIVEFYSR; the protein is encoded by the coding sequence ATGACAAAGCGCGCTGAAGCTAAGTATAAAATCGACCGCCGGATGGGCCAGAACATCTGGGGTCGTCCGAAGAGCCCGGTCAACCGCCGTGAATACGGCCCCGGCCAGCACGGCCAGCGCCGCAAGGGCAAGCTGTCCGACTTCGGCGTCCAGCTGCGCGCCAAGCAGAAGCTGAAGGGCTACTACGCCAACATTTCCGAGCGTCAGTTCCACGCCATCTACGTCGAGGCGACCCGTCTGAAGGGCGACTCGGGCGAGAACCTGATCGGCCTGCTCGAGCGCCGTCTCGACGCCGTGGTGTACCGCGCCAAGTTCGTGTCGACGATGTTCGCGGCCCGCCAGTTCATCAATCACGGCCACATCAAGGTCAACGGCAAGCGCGTCAACATCCCGAGCTACAAGGTGCGGGTCGGTGACGTGATCGAGGTCAAGGAAGCCTCCAAGCAGCTCGCCTTCGTGCTCGAAGCCAGCCAGCTCGCCGAGCGCGACGTGCCGGACTACATCGAGGTCGACCACAACAAGATGATCGCGAAGTTCGCCCGCATCCCGGCTCTCTCCGACGTGCCGTTCGCGGTGCAGATGGAGCCGCATCTGATCGTCGAATTCTATTCGCGCTAA
- a CDS encoding cupin domain-containing protein: MTIKTLRHILVACAVVAAAGAAVAQQSGIKRTPLQKIEFPDGYVTVSGLAELPPGGNIGRHTHPGIETGYLLEGEAVMSIDGEPDKHLKAGDSYVIQAGVVHDAKVHGDKGAKVMAVWVVDKTKPLATPAK, translated from the coding sequence ATGACAATCAAAACCTTGCGTCACATCCTGGTCGCATGCGCCGTGGTAGCTGCTGCCGGCGCCGCCGTCGCGCAGCAGAGCGGCATCAAACGCACGCCGCTGCAGAAGATCGAATTCCCCGACGGCTATGTCACGGTCAGCGGTCTCGCCGAGCTGCCGCCGGGCGGCAATATCGGGCGGCACACCCATCCCGGCATCGAGACCGGCTATCTGCTCGAGGGCGAAGCGGTGATGAGCATCGACGGCGAACCCGACAAGCACCTCAAGGCCGGCGATTCCTACGTGATCCAGGCCGGTGTGGTGCACGATGCCAAAGTGCACGGCGACAAGGGCGCCAAGGTGATGGCGGTGTGGGTGGTCGACAAGACCAAGCCGCTGGCGACACCCGCCAAGTAA
- a CDS encoding TrpB-like pyridoxal phosphate-dependent enzyme — translation MSDQIKYVLDEENIPKSWYNLNADFPTPMPPVLHPGTHQPVGPSDLEPLFPMELILQEVATERYIEIPEPVRDVFRMWRPAPLIRARRLEQALGTPAKIYFKYEGVSPAGSHKPNTAVPQAWYNKQAGIKKLSTETGAGQWGSSLAFAGSLFGLDVLVFQVRVSYDQKPYRRALMETYGARCIASPSNETDSGRAILEKNPNSPGSLGIAISEAVEVAAKNPDIKYALGSVLNHVMLHQTIIGEEAIKQFELAGDDPDVVIGCAGGGSNFAGLAFPFLGLQLRGGRKRRIIAVEPAACPTLTRGTYAYDFGDTAHLTPLVKMHTLGSTFMPPGFHAGGLRYHGMSGMVSHAYELGLIEARAYKQVGCFEAGVQFARTEGIVPAPESTHAVRCAIDEALRCKEEGKSETILFNLSGHGHFDMQAYINYFEGKLVDQDYDEADLATALAGLPAVAA, via the coding sequence ATGAGCGACCAGATCAAGTATGTGCTGGACGAGGAGAACATCCCGAAGTCCTGGTACAATCTCAACGCCGACTTCCCGACGCCGATGCCGCCGGTCCTGCATCCGGGCACGCATCAGCCGGTCGGCCCGAGCGATCTGGAGCCGCTGTTTCCGATGGAGCTGATCCTCCAGGAAGTTGCGACCGAGCGCTACATCGAGATTCCCGAGCCGGTCCGTGACGTGTTCCGGATGTGGCGCCCGGCGCCGCTGATCCGTGCGCGCCGCCTCGAGCAGGCGCTCGGCACGCCGGCCAAGATCTACTTCAAGTACGAAGGCGTTTCGCCTGCCGGTTCGCACAAGCCGAACACTGCCGTGCCGCAGGCCTGGTACAACAAGCAGGCCGGCATCAAGAAGCTGTCGACCGAGACCGGTGCCGGGCAGTGGGGCTCGTCGCTGGCGTTCGCCGGCTCGCTGTTCGGGCTCGACGTCCTCGTCTTCCAGGTCCGCGTGTCGTACGACCAGAAGCCGTATCGCCGCGCGCTGATGGAGACCTACGGCGCCCGCTGCATCGCGTCGCCGTCGAACGAGACCGATTCCGGCCGCGCCATTCTGGAGAAAAATCCGAACAGCCCCGGCTCGCTCGGCATCGCGATCTCCGAAGCGGTGGAAGTCGCCGCCAAGAACCCGGACATCAAGTACGCGCTGGGTTCGGTGCTCAACCACGTGATGCTGCACCAGACCATCATCGGCGAAGAAGCGATCAAGCAGTTCGAACTGGCGGGCGATGATCCGGACGTCGTGATCGGCTGCGCCGGCGGCGGTTCGAACTTTGCCGGCCTGGCCTTCCCGTTCCTCGGCCTGCAGCTCCGCGGCGGCCGCAAGCGGCGCATCATCGCGGTCGAACCGGCGGCGTGCCCGACCCTGACCCGCGGCACCTACGCCTACGACTTCGGCGACACCGCGCATCTCACCCCGCTGGTGAAGATGCATACGCTCGGCTCGACCTTCATGCCGCCGGGCTTCCACGCCGGCGGTCTGCGCTACCACGGCATGAGCGGGATGGTGTCGCACGCCTACGAACTCGGCCTGATCGAAGCCCGCGCCTACAAGCAGGTCGGCTGCTTCGAAGCCGGCGTGCAGTTCGCCCGCACCGAAGGCATCGTGCCGGCGCCGGAATCGACCCACGCGGTGCGTTGCGCGATCGACGAGGCGCTGCGCTGCAAGGAGGAGGGCAAATCGGAAACGATCCTGTTCAACCTCTCCGGCCACGGCCACTTCGACATGCAGGCCTACATCAACTACTTCGAAGGCAAGCTGGTCGATCAGGACTACGACGAAGCCGACCTCGCCACCGCGTTGGCCGGCCTGCCGGCGGTGGCGGCGTAA
- a CDS encoding acyltransferase, with translation MRGRTRRISAPRRLIADLMHASQAVPLISYRRTLHLAPLARARAAAASPPGFAAIFAKAFSLVARDEPLLRTLYVDFPWPHFFELPKSVGMIAVARRIDGEDCVLMQKVTAADTLPLTEVDAIIRGASTAPIETVPMFRKLLRISRMPWPLRRIAWWVGMSLDRPRANFFGSFGVSSVSAFGPGDLCPVSPGPYILSYGRLTDDGRLEVIVRFDHRVIDAAPIARLTTRLEQVLNTLIAAEIEGLDRPARALRAAAGP, from the coding sequence ATGCGGGGCAGAACACGCCGGATCTCGGCCCCCCGCAGGTTGATTGCGGATCTGATGCACGCCTCGCAGGCCGTGCCGCTGATCAGCTATCGGCGCACGTTGCATCTCGCCCCGCTGGCGCGGGCCCGGGCCGCCGCTGCATCGCCGCCAGGCTTCGCCGCGATCTTCGCCAAGGCGTTCAGCCTGGTGGCGCGCGACGAGCCGCTGTTGCGCACGCTGTATGTCGACTTCCCGTGGCCGCATTTCTTCGAGCTGCCGAAGAGCGTCGGGATGATCGCGGTCGCACGCCGCATCGACGGCGAAGACTGCGTGCTGATGCAGAAGGTGACCGCCGCCGACACGCTGCCGCTCACCGAGGTCGACGCGATCATTCGCGGTGCCAGCACCGCGCCGATCGAGACCGTGCCGATGTTCCGCAAGCTGCTGCGGATCAGCCGGATGCCGTGGCCGCTGCGGCGGATCGCCTGGTGGGTCGGGATGTCGCTCGACCGGCCGCGGGCCAACTTCTTCGGCAGCTTCGGAGTCTCCTCGGTATCGGCGTTCGGCCCCGGCGATCTTTGTCCGGTCAGCCCCGGCCCCTACATCCTCAGTTACGGCCGACTCACCGACGATGGCCGGCTGGAGGTGATCGTCCGGTTCGACCACCGGGTGATCGACGCCGCCCCGATCGCGCGGCTGACAACCCGGCTGGAACAGGTGCTGAACACGCTCATTGCGGCCGAGATCGAGGGTCTGGATCGCCCCGCCCGGGCGCTGCGGGCCGCAGCCGGGCCTTGA
- a CDS encoding PaaI family thioesterase has translation MTTTAEPTRPSRPDLFTATEGEFAGWRTWTRDTFESHNGPFWHRLDDDGRVRCAFRVEKKHLNGMKAVHGGCFMTFADYCLFAIAVRELQGPGVTVAFGAEFLDAAFEGELIEATGEVTRAGKSLIFVRGILKSGERPLFTFSGTIKRVKRKVPPTEVADSH, from the coding sequence TTGACCACCACCGCCGAACCGACACGTCCCAGTCGCCCGGACCTTTTCACCGCAACCGAAGGTGAGTTCGCCGGCTGGCGGACGTGGACGCGGGACACTTTCGAATCGCACAACGGACCGTTCTGGCACCGCCTCGACGACGACGGCCGCGTCCGCTGCGCCTTCCGGGTCGAGAAGAAGCACCTCAACGGCATGAAGGCGGTGCACGGCGGCTGCTTCATGACCTTCGCCGACTACTGCCTGTTCGCGATCGCCGTCCGCGAATTGCAGGGACCGGGCGTGACGGTGGCGTTCGGCGCGGAATTTCTCGATGCGGCATTCGAGGGCGAACTGATCGAAGCGACCGGCGAAGTCACCCGGGCCGGCAAGTCGCTGATCTTCGTGCGCGGCATCCTCAAGAGCGGCGAGCGGCCGCTGTTCACGTTCTCGGGCACCATCAAGCGCGTGAAGCGCAAGGTGCCGCCGACCGAGGTCGCCGACAGCCACTGA
- a CDS encoding threonine aldolase family protein: protein MLASGMAYIPSLPDPNAPPVRINLLSDTQTRPTPAMREAMARAEVGDEQTGDDPTTNLLQERVAALLGKQAAVFLPSGTMCNVTTTLATCRPGDEIIAHRTAHILSREGGAHAALGGFQITGLDGDDGQFSLETFRAALHPKTRYEPPQVMVSAEQTANIGGGTIWPQATLDAVAAAGKDAGLWTHIDGARLMNAVVATGISAKAMTAGWDSAWIDFSKGLGAPVGAVLAGPRAFIDEVWRWKQRLGGAMRQSGVIAAACLYALDHHVDRLADDHANARRLASGLAQIDGIEVQTPQTNLVFFKPDRTGVSGADMVAQLRRRGVVLAMMEGRIRACTHLDVSADMIEQTLDHVREIVRAA from the coding sequence ATGTTAGCCTCGGGTATGGCCTACATCCCTTCCCTACCCGATCCGAACGCGCCGCCGGTGCGGATCAATCTGCTCTCCGACACCCAGACCCGGCCGACGCCGGCGATGCGCGAGGCGATGGCACGCGCAGAAGTCGGCGACGAGCAGACCGGCGACGATCCGACCACCAACCTGTTGCAGGAGCGCGTCGCGGCGCTGCTCGGCAAACAGGCCGCAGTGTTCCTCCCTTCAGGGACGATGTGCAACGTCACGACTACGCTCGCGACCTGCCGGCCCGGGGACGAGATCATCGCCCATCGCACCGCGCACATCCTGTCACGCGAAGGCGGTGCGCACGCCGCGCTCGGCGGCTTCCAGATCACCGGCCTGGACGGCGACGACGGCCAGTTCTCACTTGAGACGTTCCGCGCCGCGCTGCATCCGAAGACGCGCTACGAACCGCCACAAGTGATGGTCAGCGCCGAACAGACCGCCAATATCGGCGGCGGCACAATCTGGCCGCAGGCCACGCTCGACGCGGTCGCCGCGGCCGGCAAGGACGCCGGGCTGTGGACGCATATCGACGGCGCACGGCTGATGAACGCGGTGGTCGCCACGGGTATCAGTGCCAAGGCGATGACCGCGGGTTGGGACTCGGCGTGGATCGATTTCAGCAAGGGCCTCGGTGCACCGGTCGGCGCCGTGCTGGCCGGCCCGCGTGCCTTCATCGACGAGGTGTGGCGCTGGAAGCAGCGGCTCGGAGGCGCGATGCGGCAGTCCGGCGTGATTGCCGCGGCGTGTCTGTACGCGCTCGATCATCACGTCGATCGCCTTGCCGACGATCATGCCAACGCGCGCCGTCTTGCCTCCGGGCTGGCGCAGATCGACGGCATCGAGGTGCAGACGCCGCAGACCAATCTGGTGTTCTTCAAACCGGACCGCACCGGCGTCTCCGGCGCCGACATGGTCGCACAGCTCCGCCGGCGCGGCGTGGTGTTGGCGATGATGGAGGGACGGATCCGCGCCTGTACGCATCTCGACGTCAGCGCGGACATGATCGAGCAAACGCTCGACCACGTCCGCGAGATCGTGCGGGCAGCCTGA